A genome region from Gadus chalcogrammus isolate NIFS_2021 chromosome 5, NIFS_Gcha_1.0, whole genome shotgun sequence includes the following:
- the LOC130382777 gene encoding claudin-20, with the protein MASTGMQIFGFVLALLGIMGAMVATVLPNWKVSADVGSNIITAISQMQGLWMDCTWYSTGMFSCTLKYSVLSLPAYLQTARTTMVLCCVMAAMGLCLASLGLKCTRWGGGRRSKRHAAIASGGCFMAAGFLCLVPASWFTNEVITNFLDSNVPESNKFEPGGAVYVAFVSAGFLLVGGSVFCLSCSGKRHGLQDMVLLPPPDKLLLHQQLLQQQHQQELQHQYCSLSPLDNKTGYSLQDYV; encoded by the coding sequence ATGGCGTCCACGGGCATGCAGATCTTCGGCTTCGTCCTGGCGCTGCTGGGCATCATGGGCGCTATGGTGGCCACCGTGCTGCCCAACTGGAAGGTGAGCGCCGACGTAGGCTCCAACATCATCACGGCCATCTCCCAGATGCAGGGCCTGTGGATGGACTGCACCTGGTACAGCACCGGCATGTTCAGCTGCACGCTCAAGTACTCGGTGCTGTCACTGCCCGCCTACCTGCAGACGGCGCGCACCACCATGGTGCTCTGCTGCGTCATGGCCGCCATGGGCCTCTGCCTGGCGTCCCTGGGGCTCAAGTGCACCCGCTGGGGGGGCGGGCGCCGCTCCAAGAGGCACGCCGCCATCGCCAGCGGCGGCTGCTTCATGGCCGCCGGCTTCCTGTGCCTGGTGCCGGCGTCCTGGTTCACCAACGAGGTCATCACCAACTTCCTGGACTCCAACGTGCCGGAGAGCAACAAGTTTGAGCCCGGGGGCGCCGTGTACGTGGCCTTCGTGTCGGCGGGCTTCCTGCTGGTGGGGGGCTCCGTGTTCTGCCTGTCCTGCTCGGGGAAGAGGCACGGGCTGCAGGACAtggtgctgctgccgccgcccgACAAGCTGCTGCTCCATCAGCAgctgctccagcagcagcaccagcaggagCTCCAGCACCAGtactgctccctctcccccctggacAACAAGACGGGCTACAGCCTGCAGGACTATGTGTGA